DNA from Candidatus Cloacimonadota bacterium:
GAGGCCTTCCCGCATACGCTCCACTCCACTGTCGCGCATGGAAAGCATACCATGTTTTTCCGCGATCTTGCGGATGCGATCTTCATCGATATCATTTACGGATTTCACAATTTCCTGCCTTATCTCAGGGTAGAAATACAGAGCTTCAGCCACGTTTATCCGGCCTTTGTAGCCATTATGACACTTGCGACAGCCCACTGGCTCATATATTTTACCGGATTCCAGTTCTTCCAGGGTAAGACCCAGTTGCAAGGCAGCATCCCAATGCTCTTTGGAAAGCGGTCTGCGGCAATGTACACAGAGCTTGCGCACCAGCCGCTGAGCGATGATGATATTGATCGAATATGCCAGCAGGAAAGTCTCGATACCCATTTTGTACATCCGGGAAATAGCGGAAGGGGCGTCGTTGGTATGCAGAGTACTGAAGGTAAGGTGACCGGTATTGGCGAGCTTTACCGCCGTTTCTGCCGTGATTTTGTCACGAATCTCGCCTACCATCACGATGTCGGGGTCATGACGCAGGATGGAGCGTATGGCTTGTTCAAAGGTCATTTTATGCCCGATCTTGAGCTGCCGTGCACCTTTAATCACATACTCCACCGGGTCTTCGCAAGTAAGCACATTCACTCCGGGGTGAATCACATGATGCAGAGCTGCCATCAATGTGGTCGATTTTCCGCTACCGGTAGGACCGGTTACTATCACAATGCCTTTCGAGGTATTTATGGACTTCAAAAATTCTTTTTCTGCTTGTTCCTGAAAGCCCAGTTTACGGAAGTCTGTGATCACTTTACGGTCGTCGATCACGCGGATCACCACGCTTTCAAAACGGCGTTCATATTCCTGAGAGACAATCGGAAGGATGGAGATACGATAGCGGATCAGGTGGTCATCTACCATTCTTTGGGCAAATCCGTCCTGTGCTGTATCACGTTCAAAACGGTCAACTCCGGTTGATCTGTCCTTCACCACTGCTGTCAAAGCTTCTGGAGCCGTATTCTCTTGCCGCATCCACAATTGTAATTTTCCATCAATGCGGAAGAATATATCCACCGAGCTTTTCCCGAAGGGAATGATGTGAATATCACTGGCGTCCCGGTGCACAGCTTCGATGAGGCAACCTTCAAAGAGGTTTACCAGCAGGCTTTTATTGATCTCCTCATCCAGCGCTTGTTCATCCAACACCTCTTTCTCCGGGGTGACCATATCACTCACCACCTGCCCCGCTTCTTCCAGGAGTTGTAAAAATTCGTTCTTTTGTGGAGCTACCCTGGCGATAATATCTTCCACTGTCTTTTGCGGAGCCCAAAAGATCTCCAACCTGCGGAATTGAGTACGGCTGGTGATCTCCTGGATCACTTTGTTGGTAGGATCTGTGGTAAGTACTCGCAGGATGTCGCGATTGGTCTTGTGTACTCCAAAGGGTATTATTTTGTGATAGATCAGTTTACGCTTAAAGTCTTCGTCACTGCCCCGGCGCATACTGTCCAAGGCCTGCTTGCAGGCTTCCAACTGCATTTCCGGAATCTCCTCGATACTTTTTTTGAACACCGGAAAAGCATAGTGAATGGACAGGGCTTCATACACCGTGTCGTGAGCTGCACCAAATTCGATCTCCAATACCCTTGCCAGTGCACTGGCGGAGGTGCCGCCATACTGCTCCATCTTTGCTTCAGCTTTCTTCATGGTCTCTTCATCGAAGTATCCGTTGCGAACCAAGTATTGTGCGAATTTATTACCTTGCATAGCTTATCACCTTTGCTTAGAAAGTAGGCGGTGAAATTGTAGCGATCTCAGCTGAAACCACAGTGAGGAAAGTAATGGCAATTGCTATCACCAAGCCCACTAAAGTTTGGATGTATTCTATCAGATTATTCATTTTATAAGTTGTCTCCGCTTCGTAGAAAGTAGCAATCTGTTGAGCAGATTGACGCAGAGTACCGGTCTCCTGACCAGTGCGCAAGCGAGTGAGAGTCGTTTTGGTAAATACCTCAGCAGCGGTCATCGCCTCTACAAAACCCAAACCATCTTTTAGCATCAAGGGTATAGTGATCTTCTTCACTCTATCCTCCATCCAGGCATTACGACAGGCCTCTGCACTGGTCTTGATGGTCTCGATGTTGTCTCCCGCACCCCCATAGATGGTACCAAACACACGGAAATAGATTTCGATGGAAGATTTGTGAATCAAGTGCCCCACCAGAGGTAGCTTTACAATGCGTTTATCCCGCCAAATCTTACCT
Protein-coding regions in this window:
- a CDS encoding GspE/PulE family protein, with protein sequence MQGNKFAQYLVRNGYFDEETMKKAEAKMEQYGGTSASALARVLEIEFGAAHDTVYEALSIHYAFPVFKKSIEEIPEMQLEACKQALDSMRRGSDEDFKRKLIYHKIIPFGVHKTNRDILRVLTTDPTNKVIQEITSRTQFRRLEIFWAPQKTVEDIIARVAPQKNEFLQLLEEAGQVVSDMVTPEKEVLDEQALDEEINKSLLVNLFEGCLIEAVHRDASDIHIIPFGKSSVDIFFRIDGKLQLWMRQENTAPEALTAVVKDRSTGVDRFERDTAQDGFAQRMVDDHLIRYRISILPIVSQEYERRFESVVIRVIDDRKVITDFRKLGFQEQAEKEFLKSINTSKGIVIVTGPTGSGKSTTLMAALHHVIHPGVNVLTCEDPVEYVIKGARQLKIGHKMTFEQAIRSILRHDPDIVMVGEIRDKITAETAVKLANTGHLTFSTLHTNDAPSAISRMYKMGIETFLLAYSINIIIAQRLVRKLCVHCRRPLSKEHWDAALQLGLTLEELESGKIYEPVGCRKCHNGYKGRINVAEALYFYPEIRQEIVKSVNDIDEDRIRKIAEKHGMLSMRDSGVERMREGLTDLTEVLFVTSED